One region of Cerasicoccus sp. TK19100 genomic DNA includes:
- a CDS encoding rhamnan synthesis F family protein: MPTGRRLLMELRTTPYLRSLSWPHFLVWVLYKYTLRWPYRNLVLNNPITKHLDFDYFFSGRADATVKQVVDGSRRTARYRVYFAHFDPEDTVQPYVFRYLDELLAYGGEIVFSTTSGMFPSPVLEQLKQRCCKIVFRKNSGLDFGSWGAAVSVDEDISGWAKGVLFANDSVLGPAPSLAEIFAEVDRCPVNTVLGLTDCYLHFHHLQSYFLFMPIGIYRHPEIKGFWKNIRCMRGKPGLIQRYEVGFSRLVVKSGFSIRALYSFDRLLSVSYSQISEIDMAHRWKYNPSIHCWHQLFYVLKFPFVKKEIVTKQRCRAVTLARLEKYLSEMKCDWVSSYISEKAIPGKTDMEIIFREEN; encoded by the coding sequence ATGCCCACTGGCCGCCGTCTACTCATGGAGCTACGAACGACGCCATATTTGAGATCATTGAGCTGGCCGCACTTTTTGGTGTGGGTGCTATACAAATATACCTTACGCTGGCCCTATCGTAACCTGGTCCTGAACAATCCGATTACGAAGCACCTGGATTTCGATTACTTTTTTTCCGGGAGGGCGGATGCTACTGTCAAGCAGGTGGTCGATGGCTCTCGTCGAACCGCGCGGTATCGGGTGTATTTTGCGCACTTCGATCCGGAAGATACCGTGCAGCCGTACGTGTTTCGCTATTTGGATGAGCTGCTGGCTTATGGCGGTGAGATCGTATTCTCAACAACGTCGGGCATGTTTCCCTCGCCGGTCTTGGAGCAGTTAAAGCAGCGCTGCTGTAAAATCGTGTTCCGCAAGAATTCAGGTCTGGATTTTGGCTCCTGGGGCGCTGCGGTGTCGGTGGATGAGGATATCTCGGGTTGGGCCAAAGGGGTATTGTTTGCCAATGACAGCGTGCTCGGGCCCGCACCTTCACTGGCGGAAATCTTTGCAGAGGTAGATCGTTGTCCAGTGAACACAGTTCTGGGGCTGACGGACTGCTACTTGCATTTTCATCATTTGCAAAGCTACTTTCTGTTTATGCCAATCGGCATTTACCGCCACCCCGAGATCAAGGGCTTCTGGAAAAATATTCGCTGTATGCGGGGTAAGCCTGGTCTCATCCAGCGTTACGAAGTGGGCTTTTCCCGTTTAGTGGTGAAGTCAGGCTTCAGTATTCGCGCCTTATACAGCTTTGATCGGCTATTGTCGGTTAGTTATTCGCAGATCAGTGAGATCGATATGGCGCACCGCTGGAAGTATAATCCCAGCATTCACTGCTGGCATCAGTTATTTTATGTGCTGAAATTCCCCTTCGTGAAAAAGGAAATCGTGACCAAGCAACGATGCCGGGCGGTGACGTTGGCTCGGTTGGAAAAATACCTTTCGGAGATGAAGTGTGACTGGGTGTCCAGCTACATTTCCGAAAAGGCGATTCCGGGCAAAACCGACATGGAGATCATATTCCGCGAAGAGAATTAG
- a CDS encoding M48 family metallopeptidase, translating to MDFFSAQDEAHSRTKLLVIYFIMAVLCIIAALYALCMVFYSYGTTPENQPVQWVLWQPAVLAGVGGFVVLLVGGASLGKIAELKGGGGVVAKSVGGRKVDPGTSDPDERKLMNVIEEMAIASGTPVPEVYLLDREDGINGFAAGYTPDDAAIAVTRGCVQRLSRDELQGVIAHEFSHILNGDMRMNIKLMGVLFGILLISIIGEGIMRAGFWSNVGRRRDDKGGNAIMLFGIGMMAIGWIGVFFGRLIQSAISRQREYLADASAVQFTRNPNGIGGALMKIGGAGSVVNHHHTSETAHFFFANALKSSFGGAFATHPPLPDRIKRVMPNWDGKFGSVAAAPKREATKPPPIPSGQGKHKVNPAEWVAGVGVIGASQLAYAQQSRAQAEESLGEQIHDSSQAGALVLALLLDRNSEVRQKQLNWLEQDGGKELADAVAENFPKAQAQGIRQRIPLIEMTLPALAQISRQDYDALLKRIVKLSEADQEISFFEFAVMRLVKRHLGRKFEGAHAKTNVITSTGPLREHFSMLLSTMIWAGEPANDAEAKQIFDQAIQQAPLFHGQIQLKPVDQLSFNDLDKALDVLADARFGTKRQMLAACATAVGHDGEVTTDEAELIRAVAVTLDCPMPPLV from the coding sequence ATGGACTTTTTCTCGGCCCAGGACGAGGCACACTCGCGCACCAAGCTGCTGGTGATCTACTTCATCATGGCAGTGCTGTGCATTATCGCGGCGCTCTACGCGCTCTGCATGGTGTTTTACAGCTATGGCACCACTCCGGAAAATCAGCCCGTGCAATGGGTGCTGTGGCAACCCGCAGTCTTGGCCGGAGTCGGCGGCTTCGTGGTCCTGCTTGTTGGTGGTGCCAGCCTGGGCAAAATCGCCGAGCTTAAGGGCGGCGGCGGCGTGGTCGCAAAAAGCGTCGGCGGGCGGAAAGTCGACCCCGGCACGAGCGACCCCGACGAACGCAAGCTAATGAACGTCATCGAGGAAATGGCCATCGCCTCGGGTACGCCAGTGCCGGAAGTTTACCTGCTCGACCGCGAGGACGGCATCAACGGTTTTGCCGCCGGCTACACGCCGGACGACGCCGCCATTGCCGTGACCCGTGGCTGCGTGCAACGCCTCTCGCGTGACGAGCTGCAGGGCGTGATCGCCCACGAATTCAGCCACATTCTCAACGGCGACATGCGCATGAACATCAAGCTCATGGGCGTGCTGTTCGGCATTTTGCTGATCTCCATCATTGGTGAGGGCATCATGCGCGCGGGCTTCTGGTCGAACGTCGGTCGCCGCCGTGATGACAAAGGCGGCAACGCAATCATGCTGTTCGGCATCGGCATGATGGCCATTGGCTGGATCGGCGTGTTCTTTGGTCGGCTGATCCAAAGTGCGATTTCCCGTCAACGTGAATATCTGGCAGACGCCTCCGCGGTGCAGTTTACGCGCAACCCGAACGGCATTGGCGGCGCGCTGATGAAGATCGGTGGCGCGGGTTCCGTCGTCAACCACCACCATACTTCAGAGACCGCTCACTTCTTTTTCGCCAATGCGCTCAAGAGCAGCTTCGGCGGTGCTTTTGCCACGCACCCGCCACTGCCGGACCGTATCAAGCGCGTCATGCCAAATTGGGATGGCAAATTCGGCTCAGTTGCTGCCGCGCCCAAGCGCGAGGCAACCAAACCGCCCCCCATCCCCTCCGGCCAAGGCAAACACAAGGTCAACCCGGCGGAATGGGTTGCCGGCGTTGGCGTGATTGGTGCCTCGCAGCTTGCCTACGCCCAGCAGTCCCGCGCACAGGCCGAGGAATCGCTCGGTGAGCAAATCCACGACTCAAGCCAAGCCGGCGCACTGGTCCTCGCCCTACTGCTCGACCGCAATAGCGAAGTCCGCCAAAAGCAACTCAACTGGCTGGAGCAAGACGGCGGCAAAGAGCTGGCCGATGCCGTCGCAGAAAACTTCCCGAAGGCGCAGGCCCAAGGCATCCGCCAACGTATTCCGCTCATCGAAATGACGCTGCCCGCGCTGGCGCAGATTTCCCGGCAAGACTACGACGCCCTGCTCAAGCGCATCGTTAAGCTGTCGGAGGCCGATCAGGAAATTTCCTTTTTCGAGTTTGCCGTGATGCGCTTGGTAAAGCGCCATCTGGGACGCAAATTTGAAGGTGCCCACGCCAAGACAAACGTCATCACTTCCACCGGTCCGCTACGCGAGCATTTCTCCATGCTGCTGAGCACGATGATCTGGGCGGGCGAACCGGCCAACGACGCCGAAGCAAAGCAAATCTTCGATCAGGCGATCCAACAGGCACCGCTTTTCCATGGCCAAATCCAGCTCAAGCCAGTGGACCAGCTTAGCTTCAACGACCTCGATAAAGCCCTCGATGTGCTGGCCGACGCGCGCTTCGGCACCAAGCGCCAAATGCTCGCCGCCTGCGCCACCGCCGTCGGCCACGATGGCGAAGTCACGACCGACGAGGCCGAGCTAATCCGCGCCGTCGCCGTGACACTCGATTGCCCCATGCCGCCACTCGTTTAA
- a CDS encoding LemA family protein encodes MIGWIILGVIVLIAIGVVFFVIGLYNKLVQLRNRFKNAFAQIDVQLKRRYDLIPNLVETAKGYLKHERETLEAVIAARNTAQNANQKAAANPDDPSAMKGLIGAEAMLGGAMGKLFALVESYPDLKANQNMMQLTEELTSTENKIAFARQAYNDSVMVYNTERESFPTVMIAGTFGFQQAELFEITNPTEREAVKVEF; translated from the coding sequence ATGATAGGATGGATTATTCTTGGTGTTATCGTGCTGATCGCAATCGGCGTGGTATTTTTTGTCATCGGGCTTTACAACAAGCTCGTTCAACTTCGTAACCGCTTCAAAAATGCGTTTGCGCAAATCGACGTACAGCTCAAGCGCCGCTACGACCTGATCCCAAATCTGGTCGAAACCGCTAAAGGCTACCTCAAGCATGAGCGCGAAACGCTGGAGGCCGTCATTGCCGCGCGTAATACCGCCCAGAACGCCAATCAGAAGGCCGCCGCCAATCCCGACGACCCCAGCGCCATGAAGGGCCTGATCGGCGCGGAAGCCATGCTCGGCGGTGCCATGGGCAAACTCTTCGCCCTGGTCGAAAGCTACCCGGACCTGAAGGCTAACCAGAACATGATGCAGCTCACTGAGGAGCTGACCTCCACGGAAAACAAGATCGCCTTCGCCCGCCAGGCTTACAATGACTCCGTCATGGTCTATAACACCGAGCGCGAATCGTTCCCGACGGTGATGATTGCCGGCACCTTTGGCTTCCAGCAGGCCGAACTGTTCGAGATCACCAACCCGACCGAGCGCGAAGCGGTGAAGGTGGAATTCTGA
- a CDS encoding sulfatase family protein gives MTAPKRPNILFLFTDQQRADSIGALGNSVMQTPHLDRLCREGTAFTSAYSPSPECVPARCSLITGAYVNHTGCASNAQAMPPEDSTPTFMSILTDAGYRTHGIGKCHFTPDSTAMRGFQTRETSEEVIDADGQSDYFDYVKNEGHGHVMEPLGIRGEMYYVPQPAQQPAELCHSHWVADRTINFINGQANDDQPWLCYAGFIHPHPPFNPPNPWHKLYRAPDMPLPHMPADFESMQCFINRFQNRYKYRDRGYDLNLLRCMRAYYNACVSFIDYQVGRIVASLEASGELDNTLILYSSDHGELLGDFGSFGKRSFHDAAAKVPLIARLPERFQAGEQCDKPASLIDIATTACAAAGESPIDQFDGVDLADLATGNSTRDTVFMQYQRGSDTLISAVGEDYKYTWSAPDQREYLFARSDSPETKDLAGVPGYAAPLTNLKQRLVAHIRDGNHAGDILDDNDEFLRQPPKQLPANPDAGLIYQDPPQHAVNLPEGYAPKKL, from the coding sequence ATGACTGCCCCTAAGCGCCCCAACATCCTTTTCCTTTTCACGGATCAACAACGCGCAGATAGCATCGGCGCGCTGGGCAATTCCGTGATGCAGACTCCGCACCTAGACCGGCTTTGCCGGGAGGGCACGGCGTTTACCTCGGCCTACAGCCCGTCGCCCGAATGCGTGCCGGCGCGCTGCAGCTTAATCACGGGCGCCTACGTGAACCACACCGGGTGCGCGTCCAACGCGCAGGCGATGCCGCCGGAGGATTCGACGCCCACGTTTATGTCCATCCTCACCGACGCCGGCTACCGCACGCACGGCATTGGCAAGTGCCACTTCACGCCGGACAGCACGGCGATGCGCGGTTTTCAGACCCGGGAGACGTCGGAAGAAGTCATCGATGCCGACGGCCAAAGCGACTACTTTGATTACGTGAAAAACGAGGGCCACGGGCACGTGATGGAGCCCCTTGGCATTCGCGGCGAAATGTATTACGTGCCGCAGCCTGCGCAGCAACCCGCCGAGCTTTGCCATTCGCATTGGGTCGCCGACCGCACGATTAATTTCATCAACGGCCAAGCCAACGACGATCAACCCTGGCTGTGCTACGCGGGCTTTATTCACCCGCATCCGCCGTTTAACCCACCCAATCCGTGGCACAAACTTTACCGCGCGCCCGACATGCCGCTGCCGCACATGCCGGCGGATTTCGAGTCGATGCAGTGCTTCATTAACCGCTTCCAGAACCGCTACAAATATCGCGACCGCGGCTACGATCTCAACCTGCTGCGCTGCATGCGCGCGTATTACAATGCGTGCGTGAGCTTCATCGATTATCAGGTGGGCCGCATCGTGGCCTCGCTCGAAGCCAGTGGGGAGCTCGACAATACGCTGATTCTTTATTCGTCAGACCATGGCGAGCTGCTCGGCGATTTCGGCAGCTTCGGTAAACGCAGTTTTCACGACGCCGCCGCGAAGGTGCCACTCATCGCGCGCTTGCCGGAGCGTTTTCAAGCAGGCGAACAATGCGACAAACCGGCCAGCCTGATCGACATCGCCACGACCGCATGTGCGGCTGCGGGTGAGTCGCCAATCGACCAGTTTGACGGCGTGGACTTGGCTGATTTAGCCACGGGCAATAGCACGCGTGATACCGTCTTCATGCAGTACCAACGCGGCTCCGATACGCTGATCAGCGCCGTGGGCGAGGACTACAAATACACCTGGAGCGCGCCGGATCAGCGGGAGTATTTATTCGCGCGCAGTGACTCGCCGGAAACCAAAGACCTGGCCGGTGTGCCGGGATACGCCGCGCCACTAACCAACCTGAAACAGCGCCTCGTTGCCCACATTCGCGACGGAAATCACGCGGGAGATATTCTCGACGATAACGATGAGTTTCTGCGGCAGCCGCCCAAGCAATTGCCGGCCAACCCAGACGCCGGCCTGATCTACCAGGACCCGCCGCAACACGCGGTGAATTTGCCCGAAGGCTACGCGCCGAAAAAGCTCTAG
- a CDS encoding class I SAM-dependent methyltransferase, protein MEYSTKVKSPSKTKCRMCHGDTFELAQIKSRDEKPDLDLVQCKDCGTITYEGDDPVFGYTSDKFIHEYWIHYAQCGAGISSMAEPLHQANCAGSFLDVGCGFGFMVDYWQTTTGASSDGMELSKYGHIGKEKLNITIHHALLGECPEVDNRYFDIVYASEVIEHVTDPKAFVMALKERLAPGGRVVLTTPSSNAVTDSEVNDTTRIAALSPYFHYFIASRKSLEDLLKAAGFAHVIVQDSGTRLFAWASDEPIELQPDYSFNWDVYLDYLDKLSQNPDRHIRSGALYRRFKDMWNLGKHEQARECFARFEQVCADEYQIDLRSFTIPSDISSFTSDSYDTHPAWLPMSLYMGAQIIEKYEKDSFTPLKMLINSYELGQMHLSNQNFRQFSQEIEHFLPVIKIRLHETLKLKAAEIEPPKEYDEPEPDFFGRIVKHLKESLS, encoded by the coding sequence ATGGAGTACTCCACGAAAGTCAAATCTCCCTCCAAGACCAAGTGCCGCATGTGTCATGGCGACACTTTTGAGCTGGCCCAGATCAAATCCCGTGACGAGAAGCCAGACCTCGATTTGGTTCAGTGCAAAGACTGCGGCACCATTACCTACGAAGGCGATGACCCTGTTTTTGGTTACACGAGCGATAAATTTATCCACGAGTACTGGATCCATTACGCACAGTGCGGTGCCGGCATTAGCAGCATGGCCGAGCCCCTTCACCAGGCCAATTGCGCGGGCAGCTTCCTGGACGTTGGTTGCGGGTTTGGCTTCATGGTGGACTATTGGCAGACGACCACCGGCGCATCCAGCGACGGCATGGAGCTCTCGAAATATGGCCACATCGGCAAAGAAAAGCTGAATATCACGATCCACCATGCTCTCCTGGGAGAATGCCCAGAGGTGGATAACCGCTATTTCGACATTGTTTACGCCTCCGAGGTTATTGAGCACGTAACCGACCCGAAAGCTTTCGTGATGGCGCTAAAGGAGCGACTGGCTCCGGGTGGCAGAGTTGTGCTGACGACCCCCTCCTCCAATGCGGTAACCGATAGCGAGGTCAACGACACCACACGCATCGCCGCGCTGAGCCCATATTTCCACTACTTCATTGCCAGTCGAAAGAGCCTGGAAGACCTCCTCAAAGCCGCTGGCTTCGCACATGTAATCGTGCAGGACTCCGGCACCCGGCTGTTTGCATGGGCTTCCGATGAGCCGATCGAGCTACAGCCCGACTACTCCTTTAATTGGGACGTCTATCTGGATTACCTCGATAAGCTGAGCCAAAACCCCGACCGGCACATTCGCTCCGGGGCGCTCTATCGACGTTTCAAGGACATGTGGAACCTCGGCAAGCATGAGCAGGCACGTGAATGCTTTGCGCGATTCGAGCAAGTATGCGCGGATGAATATCAGATCGACTTACGCTCATTCACGATCCCCAGCGATATCAGTAGCTTCACCTCAGACAGCTACGACACCCATCCCGCCTGGCTGCCGATGAGCCTGTATATGGGCGCTCAGATTATCGAAAAATACGAGAAGGACTCGTTTACCCCGCTAAAGATGCTGATCAATAGCTACGAGCTTGGTCAAATGCACCTGAGCAACCAAAACTTCCGCCAGTTTTCACAGGAAATTGAGCACTTCCTACCCGTCATTAAAATCAGGCTCCATGAAACGCTCAAACTCAAAGCCGCGGAAATCGAGCCTCCCAAAGAATACGATGAGCCGGAACCGGACTTCTTTGGCCGGATCGTCAAGCACCTCAAGGAATCCTTAAGCTAA
- a CDS encoding polysaccharide deacetylase family protein, which produces MKILPTLLTSVAIATSLNAADAGEPYIAPYFNDKQAAMSFTFDDGFKGQVDNTLEIIDPLGIRGTFFVIPSRMDQNKGSINWEQAKAMQATGHEIGTHDAIKPRLHELTQDEVRQKVNGGADLIEQNTGVRSVSFAMPGGSKDTDEVMAVINEQHYFVRKSAYLPNAKTAGYGNAGNRKWEDEKTRKEIEDVIANGQWYIPVVHAIVNGYSPFKSKEEFKAHCEWVVSQEDVLWVAPMGQVGRYVFERDAAQLEIVEKSSDKLAFKLTHTLPDKVVFDHPLTVVIPVDGVTSAEVMEANRNPVEASVKDGKVLVNAKPNGEVIWVRWQ; this is translated from the coding sequence ATGAAGATTCTCCCAACCCTCCTGACTTCCGTGGCAATTGCCACCAGCTTGAATGCCGCCGACGCGGGCGAGCCCTACATCGCACCTTACTTTAACGACAAGCAGGCTGCCATGAGCTTTACCTTCGACGACGGCTTCAAAGGGCAAGTCGATAACACATTGGAGATCATTGACCCGCTCGGCATCAGGGGGACGTTTTTCGTGATCCCCAGCCGCATGGATCAAAACAAGGGCTCAATCAATTGGGAGCAGGCCAAAGCGATGCAGGCCACCGGTCACGAGATTGGCACCCACGATGCCATTAAGCCGCGCCTGCACGAGCTGACGCAGGACGAAGTGCGCCAAAAGGTCAACGGCGGTGCTGACCTAATCGAGCAAAACACGGGCGTGCGCTCGGTCTCCTTTGCCATGCCGGGCGGCTCCAAGGACACCGACGAGGTGATGGCCGTCATCAATGAGCAGCATTATTTTGTCCGCAAATCGGCTTACTTACCCAACGCAAAAACCGCTGGCTACGGCAATGCCGGCAATCGCAAGTGGGAAGATGAAAAGACGCGCAAGGAGATCGAAGATGTCATTGCCAATGGCCAGTGGTATATCCCCGTCGTACACGCTATCGTGAATGGCTACTCGCCGTTTAAGAGCAAGGAAGAGTTTAAGGCGCACTGCGAGTGGGTCGTCTCGCAGGAAGACGTTCTGTGGGTCGCGCCAATGGGCCAAGTCGGTCGTTATGTTTTTGAGCGCGACGCGGCGCAGTTGGAGATCGTTGAAAAAAGCAGCGACAAACTCGCCTTCAAGCTCACGCATACTTTGCCGGACAAAGTTGTTTTCGATCATCCGCTCACGGTGGTGATTCCCGTGGATGGCGTGACCAGCGCCGAAGTCATGGAAGCCAACCGCAACCCCGTGGAGGCATCGGTGAAAGACGGCAAAGTGCTCGTCAACGCCAAGCCAAACGGCGAGGTCATCTGGGTGCGCTGGCAGTAA
- a CDS encoding DUF4962 domain-containing protein: MKTLSAMTVGAALFAAAFTAQAAPKGGDIDYEGNLAFVPASDPAPAGTIKLKPDLVGVHPRLVHTKESLLALKQFLPDNDILRVNWEGVLDQGKKQKADKSDPPKVVTNDTPALVTAGGRYPTLAYAYTMEPSPELKQQIVEILEMYHEQEFWNRAKEVDSNMGAANNMIAAALLFDAVANDLDPEFKKAFAETLLEKARRMYYIGHKQNALDVHKYWQQDPANNHRWHRAAGTIACLLSIQDIEGIEAEWMLEQMKAEMDFLVKWFPHDGDCHEGTGYQVFGFHFLALAATMMDRCTGTDYLSAPGFKNAWTQQIYSNIPGAKGFMTYGDNPNRVGGKPGFGSYQPAFFLCPRLSRDADVQAMLEAWYYRDAMSDNGLVASDYPWMMLLYYDPTLKPGAYKNLPTHKLLADMGVAYIRESWDPDATLLLFKCGPYGGYTLNQYRNENDFHYVNIAHDDPDANSISIAKGDDIVLHPGVYFTNKVTANHNTILVDGKGQINEGSSFTQPVPNVDMTTLSYLTGWKVGPKNRIIVEGEAGNAYEGLKQYRRSAVWMPGEYVLLLDNVVAEKKSNLAFQLFSEDANFENPTTGQGFIATDKGNRIDYQISADQPFAGAIDNYMFYGRWGHKLMDRTTFDVDAEKVKFATVLDPWGKQATATLKENADGTCTISVTGQGISDTWTWTPSQDLETPSEISGQRGSEKLIALTASDKAPHGDA, translated from the coding sequence ATGAAAACGCTATCCGCCATGACCGTCGGCGCGGCTCTGTTTGCCGCCGCTTTTACCGCCCAAGCTGCGCCCAAGGGCGGCGACATTGACTACGAGGGCAACCTCGCCTTCGTGCCCGCAAGCGACCCTGCCCCCGCTGGCACGATCAAGCTGAAGCCAGACCTCGTCGGCGTGCACCCGCGCCTCGTCCACACCAAGGAATCCCTGCTGGCCCTCAAGCAATTCCTTCCCGACAACGACATTCTCCGTGTCAACTGGGAGGGAGTCCTGGACCAGGGCAAAAAACAAAAGGCAGACAAAAGCGATCCGCCCAAGGTCGTCACCAACGACACCCCGGCCCTGGTCACCGCCGGTGGCCGCTATCCGACGCTTGCCTACGCCTACACGATGGAGCCATCGCCGGAACTGAAGCAGCAGATCGTCGAAATTCTGGAAATGTATCATGAGCAGGAGTTCTGGAATCGCGCCAAAGAAGTGGACAGCAACATGGGCGCGGCCAACAACATGATCGCCGCCGCCCTGCTTTTTGACGCCGTCGCCAACGACCTCGACCCGGAATTCAAGAAAGCCTTCGCCGAAACCCTGCTCGAAAAAGCCCGTCGCATGTACTACATCGGCCACAAGCAGAACGCGCTCGATGTCCATAAATACTGGCAGCAGGACCCAGCCAATAACCACCGCTGGCACCGCGCCGCCGGCACCATCGCTTGCCTGCTCTCCATCCAGGATATCGAGGGCATTGAGGCCGAGTGGATGCTCGAGCAAATGAAGGCCGAAATGGACTTTCTCGTCAAATGGTTCCCCCACGATGGCGACTGCCACGAGGGCACCGGCTACCAGGTGTTTGGCTTCCACTTCCTCGCGCTGGCCGCAACCATGATGGACCGCTGCACCGGCACGGATTACCTCTCGGCACCCGGCTTCAAAAACGCCTGGACGCAGCAGATTTACTCCAACATCCCCGGTGCCAAGGGCTTCATGACTTATGGGGACAACCCGAACCGCGTCGGTGGCAAGCCCGGCTTTGGCAGCTACCAACCGGCGTTTTTCCTTTGCCCGCGCCTGAGCCGCGACGCCGACGTGCAAGCGATGCTTGAAGCCTGGTATTACCGTGACGCCATGAGCGACAACGGCCTCGTGGCTTCGGACTATCCGTGGATGATGCTCCTTTACTACGACCCGACGCTCAAGCCGGGGGCCTACAAAAACCTGCCCACGCACAAATTGCTCGCCGACATGGGCGTGGCCTACATCCGCGAATCGTGGGACCCCGATGCGACATTGCTCCTCTTCAAGTGCGGCCCCTACGGCGGTTACACGCTCAACCAATACCGTAACGAAAACGACTTTCACTACGTCAACATCGCCCACGACGACCCCGACGCGAATTCCATCTCCATCGCCAAAGGAGACGACATCGTCCTCCACCCGGGTGTGTATTTTACCAACAAAGTCACGGCCAACCACAACACCATCCTCGTCGACGGCAAGGGCCAGATCAACGAAGGCTCCAGCTTCACCCAGCCCGTCCCCAATGTGGACATGACTACCCTCTCCTACCTCACTGGTTGGAAAGTCGGCCCGAAAAACCGTATCATCGTCGAAGGCGAGGCGGGCAATGCCTACGAAGGTCTCAAGCAATACCGCCGGAGCGCCGTGTGGATGCCCGGCGAATACGTTCTCCTGCTCGATAACGTCGTGGCCGAGAAAAAGTCCAACCTCGCCTTCCAGCTCTTTTCAGAGGACGCCAATTTCGAGAACCCGACCACTGGCCAAGGCTTCATCGCCACCGACAAGGGCAACCGCATTGACTACCAAATCTCAGCTGACCAGCCCTTTGCCGGCGCGATCGACAATTACATGTTCTACGGACGCTGGGGCCACAAGCTGATGGACCGCACCACGTTCGACGTCGACGCCGAAAAGGTGAAATTCGCCACCGTCCTCGATCCGTGGGGAAAGCAGGCCACCGCCACGCTCAAGGAAAACGCCGATGGCACGTGCACCATCTCCGTCACCGGCCAGGGCATTAGCGATACCTGGACCTGGACCCCCTCCCAGGACCTCGAGACGCCGTCCGAAATCAGCGGCCAGCGCGGCAGCGAAAAGCTGATTGCCTTGACCGCCAGCGATAAGGCACCACACGGTGATGCGTAA
- a CDS encoding glycoside hydrolase family protein: MQTAFQFHPTSRAGALRQPDYWVWGSSAIKGEDGRYHLFTARWSKQVSFLHWAANSEIIRSVADQPEGPYKFEEVVFGHEPDSGRWDAGAVHNPNIHYHDGTYILFYIGVNYPGPRPSTPDNPMTQQWADAWNTKRTGIATSKSIYGPWKRLDAPIMQPRAGQWDAAIISNPAACVREDGSVTVLYKSADVLHPVGQFPGRFRLGVAHAPHWSQPFTRLSDQPIQVVGYPDQHIEDPYLWHTGERYEMVCKDMGGEVVGQPQAGIFMHSEDAIHWHLGEPPMSYSRTVDFDDGTQTTFPKRERPQMLIENGKPTHLFNAILEKDANGNIADSWNLVCRIR; this comes from the coding sequence ATGCAAACCGCCTTCCAATTCCACCCCACCAGCCGCGCCGGGGCTCTGCGTCAGCCTGACTACTGGGTGTGGGGCAGCAGCGCCATCAAAGGCGAGGACGGCCGTTACCACCTATTCACCGCTCGCTGGTCGAAGCAAGTCAGCTTCCTGCACTGGGCAGCGAACTCGGAAATCATTCGCTCCGTCGCCGACCAGCCGGAGGGCCCTTATAAGTTTGAGGAGGTCGTCTTCGGTCATGAACCGGACTCCGGGCGCTGGGATGCCGGTGCCGTGCATAACCCCAACATCCACTACCACGACGGCACTTACATCCTGTTTTACATTGGCGTAAATTACCCGGGGCCACGCCCGTCCACGCCGGACAACCCCATGACCCAGCAGTGGGCCGACGCCTGGAACACCAAGCGCACCGGCATCGCCACGTCGAAGTCCATCTATGGCCCGTGGAAACGCCTGGATGCCCCGATCATGCAGCCGCGCGCTGGCCAGTGGGATGCCGCCATCATTTCCAACCCCGCTGCCTGCGTTCGCGAGGATGGCAGCGTGACCGTGCTTTACAAAAGCGCCGATGTGCTCCACCCGGTGGGCCAGTTCCCCGGTCGCTTCCGCCTGGGCGTCGCCCATGCGCCGCACTGGAGCCAGCCTTTTACCCGCCTGAGCGACCAGCCTATTCAGGTCGTTGGCTACCCCGATCAACACATCGAAGACCCCTACCTGTGGCACACCGGCGAGCGTTACGAAATGGTCTGTAAAGACATGGGCGGCGAAGTCGTTGGCCAGCCCCAGGCCGGCATTTTCATGCACTCGGAGGACGCCATTCACTGGCATCTCGGCGAACCGCCGATGTCCTACTCCCGCACGGTGGACTTCGACGACGGCACCCAAACGACGTTCCCCAAGCGTGAACGTCCGCAAATGCTCATTGAAAACGGCAAACCCACCCACCTCTTCAATGCCATCCTCGAAAAAGACGCCAACGGCAACATCGCCGACAGCTGGAACTTGGTCTGCCGCATACGGTAG